Part of the Psilocybe cubensis strain MGC-MH-2018 chromosome 11, whole genome shotgun sequence genome is shown below.
AAGTAACCTGTACATGCTATACGTGATGTGATACTAATACTTACTAATATTCTCCCTTCGTGATCTGCTGCCGCCATTCAGTACGCTGTATTCGAAAATACCGTTGGCAACATTCGATGAGAGGGAATACTTCGTAGAATTATCACCGGGCCATGTAGGTCCTCCACATTCATGCTAGTGAGTAGCAACAAAGTCGGATGGGCGCTTGTGCATTTATTTTTAGGTCAACCCCTGTTCATGACTGGGAGGGATAACACGGGAGGCAAAGTCCAGCACGGTCAAAATTCAACCGTGCCCGTCACGGTTGAGATTTTGGGACCACGTAATCAAGCTGATGTCATTCCACAAGCACACTTTGCCAACGAAATTGTGTGTATTATATTTTCTAGATGTAGCAACAATGTGCACCTTAATGTTATTCATGTAAATTTTAGTATAAATATGCTCTAAGAGTTTGATTTGAGTTTTAAAGCCCACAGTGCCAATGGATTGGTGATAGTGTTCCAATTAGCAGTGGCATATTATTGCTTCTGCATTTAAAAGTAATTAGGAGTGGATGTATCTCAGTAACCTCAATTCCAACTGTAGTACACCTTGATAATATTCTAAACGCACTCTATATAATTATTTTACTGGCAAAAATACTGCTAGAGCAATTGATCCTcaattgattttattttatcaTATTCTTCAGTATAATTGTCGGTGCCAATTCAAAGCATAATAAAGTTCAAAAATACATTTAAACTATGACAAAAGCTGCCTAACTAATACCATATACTTTCACAGGATATGATCAAGCTTTCGGCTCACAGATAGTTGTCGCAGAGCAGTATGTGTAGTTAAGGTAGTTATTGCTGAATAGGCCTCCAAATTAAGCTATCTACATACTAATAGGAAGCATGAGACAAACTTAAGTATATGTATTAGCTCCCTATTTATCTGTTAAGCTTTGGAGTTTTGCATAATATTCACCATGACTCTTTTGAACAGCAAAATATGAGGTGAAGTCATGTCGAGAATAACAAGTCTTACGCTGATTAAATATTTAAATCTCCGACGGAAATCCGGCCCGCCTTTGTTCACTCGAATCTCAACCGCGACGGGCACGGTTGAAATTCTACCGTGCTGGACTTTGCCCCCCGTGTAATCAAGTTCTAAGTATGCTTACTTTTCCGTCTATGTACTCAATTGGACACTCGGTCTTGTCGGTGTATCTGCAGCTTGCGCGCTCTTCCAGGTTCTCGACAAATGGACAAAGGCAGCATCAGAACTGAATAAACATTTGTCAGGCATTGCAAATCAATTACCTAGATTGGCACCGATTATATCATCTGTGTACGGCACTTTGCTCGCAAATTACTAACTCATGTTCCCTCTGCCATTCCTTCTGCAATAGCTTCTTCCGTTCTTGGATGGGCCTTCTAGCTGCTCTGCGGAAGCGTCTATACCCGAATGACGTGAATTGTTATACGAAGTTTCCGGATCGACTGATCCTGGCCATAGTGATAAGTAATACTATTGTTAAGGTTTGAAAGACTACAGTAGAAACCTGGCTTATCCACTTTACTTGTACCCGCAGAAACTCAGAGTATAAGTACACAATAAAACTGGCCAGATCGATAGCAAGCACTTCTCACTTGCCAGCTCCTGGTCTACACCTCGACTcaacaagaacaacaatAATTCATTATGACAACACTCATCACAGGAGGAACGGGACGGTCGGGTCTCTCCCTCGCCAAGCTTCTTCGCGCTGCAGGACGCCCCGTCGTCATTGCATCCCGCGCAGGGACCGCCCCGGAGCCGTTCAAAGCCGTCAAGTTCGAGTGGTACGATGCGAGCACCTACGAAGGCGCCCTGAGCGACGCTTCAATTGACCGCGTATACGTCGTCGGACCTCCGGGCAGAAAGGAGTCGGCGATGGTCATAGACTTTATAGAGTTCGCCATCTCGAAGGGCGTGAAGCGCTTTGTGTTGATGTCTGCTGCGCCTTTCGAGCCCAAGGAGGAGTCGCCTATTCCTGCGATGGTCATTCACAAGTATCTCCTTGATAAAGGTGTGGATTATGTTGTCCTGCGACCGACTTGGTTCATCGGTGAGTATTGCTTTGGTTAATTGGCATATATACTATTTGGTTTTGCGATGTGCATAATTGACTGCTGAATTTGGTAGAGAACTTCGGGTCCAACTTCCTGGCTAGCATCAGGGACAACAACGAAATCTTCTCAGCTGCGCCGACTGGGCTTATCCCGTGGATATCGACAGAGGACGTTGCACAGGCTGCATTTGAGGCATTGACGGCTGAGCCAAGTCCCAACAAGGACATCATAATTGTCGGTCCAGAGCTACACTCTTACCCCGATGTAAGGTTTTCGACAAATGCGACGTGAAAAAATGACTGACTCGATGTATCACTTTTAATCAGGCTGCCAAAATCGCAACCGAGGTGCTTGGTCGACCGATCGTGTATAAGGAAATTACTGTAGAGGAGCACGCTGCGCGTTACGCTAAGGCGGGTCTCGACCCCGATTTCTCCAAAGTCCTTGCAGGTATGGACAAGGTTATTGAAGCGGGAACGGAAGAGTCCTATTTCAAAGACCAGAAGCTAGCCGCCGAGGGACGGAAGTATGTAGGAACGCGTACCCTGCGTCAATACTTCCAGGATAACAAGGCGTTGTGGAGCAAGTAAAGATTGAAACTATTGGATTAACGACTAAGTGGCCAGTATAAGATTGGCAGGTGGGGAGGGGTCCCAGTCCTACATGATAGTAATTTTTGAGCCCTCGTAAAGCAGAAGTAACCAAATGTTGAGATTCAGCAGATAATAATTCTGGTAAACATAAGCATAAGTAGGAAAATGAGGAAACAAGCGAGAAGGATGAGTTGCTGGGTCGCATCGACGGTCGCCTCTGCCAAGTCGACACaatatttatttttagtGCAGCCAGCTCTAAATCCAGCAAGTACATTACCCAATCGGGACATCTAGTACCCGTACCGTCTTGGATCCAAGTCAAATAAAACCAATCATTAGACAGTGTAACCTTAACTGTAAAATGCAAGTGTTAGCAGATGAGATTGAATGTTATAAAGAGGTATAATATTACAGCGTGCTTCCTAGAAAACGATACATTCACTCCAACAGAATATCCCTGGGTAACAAACAAATTTTAAACAACCCTATACCCCAGCaaaataaaagaaagcaaaacagaataaaaaaacaagaaaaccaGGCGTCTACTAAGCAGTGGCATAAATTACATCACAATACATCCCTGGTCTGGGTCGATGCCGAGCTCGCGCATCTCCTCTTCCGCCGCTTCCTTCTCGTTGTGATGCAGCTTGTCTCGCGCTTCAAGCGGGAACCAGTCTTGCATGAAGTTGAGGAGCGCCCAATCAACGTTACCTGTACATTTTTAGAGGGGTTAGCACCATCATTTCcgtaaaaaaaaagaaaacgacTGACGTCGATTCGCGCCTAGCACGACCCAGCGCCTGCAGCACGGACACTCGCCCTTGCCCCGCTTCTGCATCTTGACGAGGCAGCGCACACAGAACAGGTGGCCGCAGTCCAGCCGGATCGGTTTGAACGCGATGCTGGTGCAGATCAAACACGAGTAGTCTTCCAGCGAGGGGATGATCGGCAGGAGGGTCGTGCAGAGCGCCTGGACGAGCAGACGCGGGAAGGTGAACGGCGAGGACGCGTGTGCGGATAATGCGAGGGCtgtggatgatgatgcggggaggagagaggatgaagataaGCCCGGGTAGAACAGCGCTGTCCGTTTGGTATGTTTTTTGAGGATCTTGCGCGTCGCCTCCGAATTGGCATGCGAGAACTAACAGCATAAAGCACTTAACACAGTCTCTTCCAGAAAGATGAATTTTACATTACACACCTTTTTGACGTCGAGAATCATCAGATTCATGCGCAAAAACGTCTCGAGCGCCTCCCGGCTCGCTGGGAGCTTCAGCCGGCCAACCTCACCCATACCGCGCTGCGTCGCGCGCTCCGCGAACATCTGCAGCCGCCGCTCGCTCTCCTCCACGCTCCGCTCGCCGCGGTCCGCCTCTGCGACGGACTCAAACACCTCCGCCTCGACGTACATCTGGAAGATCTCGCGCCAGAAGTACAGGTCGCTCTTCAGATC
Proteins encoded:
- a CDS encoding Agroclavine dehydrogenase: MTTLITGGTGRSGLSLAKLLRAAGRPVVIASRAGTAPEPFKAVKFEWYDASTYEGALSDASIDRVYVVGPPGRKESAMVIDFIEFAISKGVKRFVLMSAAPFEPKEESPIPAMVIHKYLLDKGVDYVVLRPTWFIENFGSNFLASIRDNNEIFSAAPTGLIPWISTEDVAQAAFEALTAEPSPNKDIIIVGPELHSYPDAAKIATEVLGRPIVYKEITVEEHAARYAKAGLDPDFSKVLAGMDKVIEAGTEESYFKDQKLAAEGRKYVGTRTLRQYFQDNKALWSK